In Glandiceps talaboti chromosome 4, keGlaTala1.1, whole genome shotgun sequence, a single window of DNA contains:
- the LOC144433828 gene encoding annexin A4-like, producing the protein MGCGSSRAARIVGKQREKGRRNPNLKFGINGPVQVARQPYAPAGSPAIYHGTVLPLLGFDPVAAAEKLRAAMKGLGTNDELLVQEISTITNVQRQHVKSAYQQKYQRDLVQDVKSEISGDYEETILHLLEPSPEYDAWIFHETISGPGTDEDVLLEVLCFRSKEQLAQVRTAYHAKYGQTLEDAIKGDTSGDFEKLLLKLLEGNRDAPHIVVEAFAKSDARIMFEEGEDRLGTDDDKFIDIFTERSWDQLAAATFMYEKLYKKPFEVMLESEFSRDMLDALKKMVIMARCRASYFAERLYNTMDGLGTDDEDLQRIVITRCEVDMLEIKEAFRQIYGLPLSKMIRDDTSGNYKEVLLALVN; encoded by the exons ATGGGTTGTGGATCGTCTCGGGCAGCCAGAATTGTTGGGAAGCAGAGGGAAAAGGGACGTCGGAATCCGAACTTAAAATTTGGTATTAACGGGCCAGTACAAGTGGCCAGACAACCGTACGCACCAGCGGGTTCACCA GCTATATATCATGGCACAGTATTACCATTACTGGGTTTTGATCCTGTGGCGGCGGCAGAAAAGTTACGAGCAGCAATGAAAGGACTAG GTACAAATGACGAACTGTTAGTTCAAGAGATATCAACAATTACTAACGTACAAAGACAGCATGTCAAGAGTGCATACCAACAGAAATACCAAAGA GATTTAGTTCAAGACGTGAAGAGTGAGATCAGCGGAGATTACGAAGAAACCATATTACATTTACTAGAACCAAGTCCTGAATACGATGCATGGATATTCCATGAAACAATATCG gGTCCTGGAACAGACGAAGATGTTTTACTTGAAGTTTTGTGTTTTCGATCAAAAGAACAATTGGCGCAAGTCAGAACAGCCTATCATGCTA AGTATGGTCAAACGCTTGAAGACGCCATAAAGGGCGACACCAGCGGTGACTTTGAGAAACTACTGCTGAAGCTGCTCGAG gGAAATAGAGATGCTCCTCATATCGTTGTGGAGGCATTTGCCAAATCCGATGCAAGGATTATGTTTGAG GAAGGAGAAGATAGACTTGGTACTGATGACGATAAGTTTATTGACATATTTACAGAACGAAGTTGGGATCAGTTAGCAGCGGCGACGTTTATGTATGAAAAG tTGTATAAAAAACCATTTGAGGTGATGCTGGAAAGCGAGTTTTCAAGAGACATGTTGGACGCATTGAAGAAAATGG TCATAATGGCTCGTTGTCGTGCTAGCTATTTTGCTGAGAGGTTGTACAACACCATGGACGGACTTGGAACAGATGATGAAGACTTACAGAGAATAGTCATTACAAGATGCGAG GTCGACATGTTGGAAATTAAAGAAGCATTCCGTCAAATTTATGGACTACCATTAAGTAAAATGATTAGAGATGATACAAGTGGTAACTACAAAGAAGTACTTCTGGCATTGGTCAACTGA